Below is a genomic region from Paenibacillus rhizovicinus.
TGATGGCAACAAGTTCCTTGGAACTACAAATGCCGTCTACGGTACATATGGCAAATATACATTCTCCTTTGACGTAGCTTCTGCGACGTATGCCACGTACGCAACATACTCTACATACTTCCCGTACACGCTTAAATACTTCTATCCTGGTAACGCCGGCTCCGTTACGGATACAGTTTATGACCCTTCCTCCAACATTGGTGGTGGCGTATTCTTCCCAGGAACTGGAAGTATCGTTGACAGCAACGGTAATGTAGACGGTAATGCATTGAGCAATCTCTTTGCAAGCAATAAGAACGCTTCTATCACAACAACTTCGGATGTTGTTCTCTTGCCAGCTGATGCCCTGATCAAAGGTGAGTCCCTCACCATTGCTATGGCTGATGGCACTTCCTACACTCTGCCAATCGCTGCGTTGAAACTGGAAGAACTCGCTAAATCCCTAGGGGTTGAGCTGAAGGATCTAGTAATTCGCGTTGAAATGAAACAGCTGACTGGTGATGCGGCCGCTAAGGTCACTGACGCAGTTTATGCTGCAGGTGGTAAACAAGTAGCTCCTGCGATCGACTTCAAAGTTATTGCAGTTGCTGGAAGCAAACAACAAGAGATCACGACATTCGGCCAGTACGTAACACGTACAATCGGTCTGAACGAAGTTGCTGCTGATACGACAGGTCTTGTAGGCGTTTTGTTCAATCCAGTAACAGGTGAGTTGTCCTTCGTGCCAACTACATTTGCTTCCACGGATGATCAAACAATTGCATCCCTGCAACGTAACGGCAACAGCATCTACACTGTAGTCCAAGCGAAAGCTGTGTCCTTCGCGGATCTGGCTGGAAACTGGGCACAGAAAGATGTTGAAGCTCTCGCAAGTAAGTTGATCGTTAAAGGTACGTCCGCTACTAAGTTCGAACCTAAACGCAACATTACGCGCGCTGAGTTTGCAGCTTTGGTTGTTCGTGCACTGGGTCTTGAAGTATCCGGTTCGACTTCTAAATTCAAAGACGTCGCTTCCGACAAGTGGTACGCTGCTACAATCGCTACGGCGGTTAACGCAGGTCTGATCACGGGTTATGAAGATGGTACTTTCAAACCAAACGCGAACATCACTCGTAAGGAACTGGCTGCTATCGTAACTCGCGCTATCAAATTCGCGGGTAAAGATGTCACGCTGACGGACGCGCAATTATCCGCAGCACTGGCAAGCTTTAAAGATGCTGCTAGCCTGGGCTGGGCTAAGGACGAAGTTGCAGTTGCTGTAAGCGAAGGTATCGTTAAAGGTCAAACTGCTACTATGGTAGTAGGCGACGCTAACGCTAACCGCGCTGAAGCGGCTACGATGATCGCTCGTTTCCTCGGCGATGTTGGTTTCGTTAAATAATCTCGTATTATGACATGATCCAACTTCAGGAAAGCCTCCACTTCGGTGGAGGCTTTTTTCGTCGTTATTGTTTAAGCGCTTACAAGATTCAAGGAAGCAAGAGGAAGCCTTGCTCCTCCTTTCCGTCTCACATGTCTATTTCTTTATTTCTTCGCTATAAGCCGCGAGCGCCGCCCGCCAATGACGGAGATCTTTCAGTCCCCTGCGCTGAATTTCGCCATGCTGCAGCACGGAATAGGCCGGTCGCCGGGCAGGCCTCGGGAATTCCGCCGTCGTGCAGGGCACCAGCTTCACGCCTTTCACGCCGCTCTCTTCCAGAATGGCCTGCGCGAACTGGTACCAGGAGCATACTCCGCTGCCAGTCGCGTGGTAAATGCCGTATTCGTTCGTCTGAACGAGTTGAATGAGGAATTCGGCCAAATCCAGCGTATACGTCGGCGAGCCGATCTGATCCATGACGACCTGAATCTCGTCGCGGGTCCGCGCGAGATCGCCTATCGTCTGGACGAAATTGCGGCCGTACTTGCCGTACACCCAGGATGTCCGGACGATGAATACCTTCCCGCCTGCCGCCAGAACCTCTTGCTCTCCGGCAAGCTTGGATTTACCGTATACGGTACGCGGTTTCGTCTCGTCGCTCTCCTTGTACGGCAGGGAGGCCGTCCCTTCGAATACGTAATCGGTGCTGACGCAGACCAGCTTCGCGCCGTATTCCCGAGCCGCAAGCGCAATATTACGCGAGCCTTCCGCGTTGATACGGAATGCGGCGTCCGGCTCTGACTCCGCCTTATCGACGGACGTATAAGCCGCGCAGTGAATGACGGCGTCCGCCTGATACCGCTTAACGGCCTCGCGGCAGCTTTGCAAACTCGTCACGTCCAGCCCGCCGCGGCCGAAGCCGAGGATCTGAATCCC
It encodes:
- a CDS encoding S-layer homology domain-containing protein; the protein is MTKVLLNKTAGLIASLMIVSMLLPVLAFASAAFQNVSYNNGTVTGTVYVDDATYSLLNGNNVVVHVYGDGNKFLGTTNAVYGTYGKYTFSFDVASATYATYATYSTYFPYTLKYFYPGNAGSVTDTVYDPSSNIGGGVFFPGTGSIVDSNGNVDGNALSNLFASNKNASITTTSDVVLLPADALIKGESLTIAMADGTSYTLPIAALKLEELAKSLGVELKDLVIRVEMKQLTGDAAAKVTDAVYAAGGKQVAPAIDFKVIAVAGSKQQEITTFGQYVTRTIGLNEVAADTTGLVGVLFNPVTGELSFVPTTFASTDDQTIASLQRNGNSIYTVVQAKAVSFADLAGNWAQKDVEALASKLIVKGTSATKFEPKRNITRAEFAALVVRALGLEVSGSTSKFKDVASDKWYAATIATAVNAGLITGYEDGTFKPNANITRKELAAIVTRAIKFAGKDVTLTDAQLSAALASFKDAASLGWAKDEVAVAVSEGIVKGQTATMVVGDANANRAEAATMIARFLGDVGFVK
- the rfbD gene encoding dTDP-4-dehydrorhamnose reductase, yielding MTTKPMRIIVTGADGQLGRELVNLPGLGEQGIQILGFGRGGLDVTSLQSCREAVKRYQADAVIHCAAYTSVDKAESEPDAAFRINAEGSRNIALAAREYGAKLVCVSTDYVFEGTASLPYKESDETKPRTVYGKSKLAGEQEVLAAGGKVFIVRTSWVYGKYGRNFVQTIGDLARTRDEIQVVMDQIGSPTYTLDLAEFLIQLVQTNEYGIYHATGSGVCSWYQFAQAILEESGVKGVKLVPCTTAEFPRPARRPAYSVLQHGEIQRRGLKDLRHWRAALAAYSEEIKK